In Colius striatus isolate bColStr4 chromosome 17, bColStr4.1.hap1, whole genome shotgun sequence, the following proteins share a genomic window:
- the CHEK2 gene encoding serine/threonine-protein kinase Chk2 produces MSRETGSEVQQSQGTQQSQSGTSSSSGGSQSTSQSSSSSGTLSSLDTVPTQELPSIPEDQESEELIPQPWGRLFALGKGFINYDCVNDEYWFGREKSCDYSFSKLGLSETGFYQNYSKKHFRIFREMGPKNSYVAYIEDHSANGTFVNRELIGKGKRLPLTHNSEISLSIQNNKVFVFSDLTVDDQLAFPREFREKYIMSKTLGSGACGEVKLAFEKSTCNKVAVKIINKRKFMASGMEANPAFNIKTEIEILKKIDHPCLIKIKNFFEAEDYYIVLELMEGGELYDRVSRPIKMKEATCKLYFYQMLLAVKYLHDNGIIHRDLKPENVLLSSSEETCLIKITDFGQSKILGETSLMKTLCGTPTYLAPEILNSLGTAGYSRAVDCWSLGVILFVCLCGYPPFNEQNTQLSLKDQITRGEYTFISKEWKHVSDMALDLVKKLLVVDPSKRLTTEEALEHPWLQDEDMKSTFQQLLDQTGANVNPPQASTRPVTTRKRLHESGEEEAGSSKRAVPSTSFQKMR; encoded by the exons ATGTCTCGAGAGACTGGAAGTGAAGTGCAACAGTCTCAAGGTACCCAACAGTCCCAGAGTGGTACCAGTTCCTCTTCTGGTGGGTCACAGAGTACTAGTCAGTCTTCTTCAAGTTCTGGGACCCTCAGTTCTTTGGACACTGTTCCCACTCAGGAGCTCCCATCAATCCCTGAGGACCAAGAATCTGAAGAGCTTATTCCTCAGCCTTGGGGTCGTCTCTTTGCACTTGGAAAAGGTTTCATCAATTATG ACTGTGTgaatgatgaatactggtttggaagagaaaaaagctgCGATTATAGTTTTTCTAAACTTGGATTGTCTGAGACTGGCTTCTACCAAAACTATAGCAAGAAGCATTTCCGAATCTTCAGG gAAATGGGTCCAAAAAATTCCTATGTTGCCTACATTGAAGACCACAgtgcaaatggaacttttgttaACAGAGAGCTCATTGGAAAAGGGAAGAGGCTTCCACTGACTCACAACTCTGAAATTTCACTGTCTATACAGAATAACAAGG TGTTTGTATTTTCTGATCTTACGGTGGATGATCAGTTGGCATTTCCTAGAGAATTCAGAGAGAAATACATCATGTCAAAGACTTTGGGAAG TGGGGCCTGTGGAGAAGTCAAACTGGCATTTGAGAAGAGCACTTGTAACAAAGTTGCAGTAAAGATAATCAATAAACGGAAGTTTATGGCAAGTGGTATGGAGGCA AACCCCGCTTTTAATATCAAGACTGAAAttgaaattttgaaaaaaatagatcat CCTTGCTTAATCAAGATCAAAAACTTCTTTGAAGCAGAGGATTACTACATTGTTTTGGAATT GATGGAAGGAGGAGAATTGTATGACAGAGTGTCAAGGCCAATCAAGATGAAGGAAGCCACCTGCAAATTGTATTTTTATCAGATGCTGCTGGCTGTAAAG TATCTTCATGACAATGGAATTATACACAGAGATTTAAAGCCAGAGAATGTGTTACTTTCGTCTTCTGAAGAGACGTGTCTTATAAAG atTACAGATTTTGGACAATCCAAGATTCTTGGAGAAACTTCTCTTATGAAAACATTATGTGGTACTCCTACGTATCTTGCTCCTGAGATTCTAAATTCACTTGGGACTGCTGGATACAGTCGAGCTGTGGACTGCTGGAGTTTAGGAGTTATTCTCTTTGTATG CTTGTGTGGATATCCACCATTTAATGAGCAAAATACTCAACTATCCCTGAAAGATCAAATCACCCGTGGAGAGTACACATTCATTTCAAAAGAATGGAAGCATGTATCAGACATGG CTCTGGATCTTGTGAAGAAGCTTCTAGTGGTGGATCCAAGCAAACGTCTTACAACAGAGGAAGCCTTAGAGCATCCTTGGCTTCAG GATGAGGATATGAAGAGTACATTTCAACAGCTACTCGATCAGACAGGTGCCAATGTGAATCCACCACAAGCATCAACAAGG CCAGTGACAACAAGAAAGCGTCTCCATGAAAGTGGTGAGGAAGAAGCTGGCTCTTCTAAGCGTGCTGTTCCTTCTACATCATTTCAGAAAATGAGGTGA